Proteins from one Xenorhabdus griffiniae genomic window:
- a CDS encoding TIGR03751 family conjugal transfer lipoprotein — protein MKLKTFTVLFFASTLLMGCVTSKEKLMPAGEHNMIEIWQGKAGVKASSGQLIQQARNTQLRPLEMHGQENKITEISQQFPRLPNPDMIMYVFPHLSQGNLPVPGYSTVFSFYQQVQYAMPGERIETL, from the coding sequence ATGAAATTAAAAACATTTACTGTTCTTTTCTTTGCCTCAACACTTCTAATGGGGTGCGTTACTTCTAAAGAGAAATTGATGCCTGCTGGCGAACATAACATGATAGAAATCTGGCAGGGTAAAGCTGGTGTAAAGGCATCGAGTGGACAACTGATACAACAAGCTCGAAATACTCAGCTACGGCCTTTGGAGATGCATGGACAAGAAAATAAAATAACTGAAATCAGTCAGCAATTCCCCCGCTTACCTAACCCAGATATGATTATGTATGTTTTCCCTCATCTATCTCAAGGGAATTTACCCGTACCAGGGTATAGCACTGTATTTTCGTTTTACCAACAAGTGCAGTATGCAATGCCAGGTGAAAGGATAGAAACACTATGA
- a CDS encoding recombinase family protein, with protein MRIGYARKSTAEQDLAHQIDALYEAGCEPGVTHEILVG; from the coding sequence ATGCGTATAGGGTACGCTCGGAAGTCAACAGCAGAACAGGATTTGGCGCATCAAATTGATGCGTTATATGAAGCAGGCTGTGAACCAGGGGTTACGCATGAAATTTTAGTAGGCTAA
- a CDS encoding IS5 family transposase, whose product MPRTMLSKSLWNTLAVLMQQHGCIYHKDAHYLTFEGILYRMRTGCPWRDLPDEFGKWNTLFKRFNAWSKKGVFELLFKLLSENTDTEWLFIDGSIIRAHQHSSGAASTEDEAIGKSRGGRSTKIHLAVDSYGLPVHFELSGGQTHDIVHAESLVTHSPASDFVIADKGYDSGTFRDFVEKQGSKTVIPYRKNSRKPDKSIDEVLYCYRHLVENAFARIKHFRAIATRYDKLARNYASMLALAFVIIWLPMWVE is encoded by the coding sequence ATGCCAAGAACAATGTTATCAAAATCTTTATGGAATACGCTAGCTGTATTAATGCAACAACATGGATGTATTTACCACAAAGACGCGCATTACCTGACTTTCGAAGGGATCCTTTATCGAATGAGAACGGGATGTCCGTGGCGGGATTTACCCGATGAATTTGGCAAATGGAATACGCTTTTTAAGCGCTTTAACGCCTGGTCAAAGAAAGGTGTTTTTGAATTATTATTCAAATTGTTATCTGAAAATACAGACACCGAATGGTTATTCATTGATGGGAGTATTATCCGCGCTCATCAACATAGCTCAGGGGCAGCTTCAACAGAAGATGAAGCCATCGGTAAAAGTCGAGGTGGACGTTCGACTAAAATTCATTTGGCCGTAGACAGTTATGGTTTGCCTGTCCATTTTGAGCTGTCAGGGGGTCAAACGCACGACATTGTACATGCAGAAAGTTTGGTCACCCATTCACCCGCATCCGATTTTGTGATCGCGGATAAAGGTTACGATAGCGGTACTTTCAGAGATTTCGTTGAAAAACAAGGTTCAAAAACGGTCATTCCCTATCGAAAAAATAGCCGAAAACCCGATAAAAGTATTGATGAAGTTTTATACTGTTATCGGCATTTGGTCGAAAATGCGTTTGCCAGAATAAAACATTTTCGAGCTATTGCGACAAGATACGATAAATTGGCGCGAAATTACGCCAGTATGTTGGCACTGGCGTTTGTCATTATATGGTTACCGATGTGGGTTGAGTAA
- a CDS encoding TIGR03758 family integrating conjugative element protein produces the protein MAMDSVQEQAFKAGSGGGIEPFSLEIFCIGLLIALLFIWAAWGMVDVYKGWANEKVREAVLTQFCIRAVFLILICIWMFIN, from the coding sequence ATGGCGATGGATAGCGTCCAGGAGCAAGCTTTTAAAGCGGGAAGTGGGGGAGGTATAGAGCCATTTTCACTTGAAATTTTTTGTATCGGTCTTTTAATTGCGCTTCTGTTTATATGGGCTGCATGGGGAATGGTGGATGTATATAAAGGTTGGGCTAATGAGAAAGTTCGTGAGGCTGTTCTAACTCAATTTTGTATCAGGGCAGTTTTTCTTATATTGATTTGTATTTGGATGTTTATTAATTAG
- a CDS encoding TIGR03749 family integrating conjugative element protein produces MKCYSSSALLILSLILPATSLVVSTTANAVELVKWERIPLPVHLNVGVERIIFVEKNVRVGFPPELNGKLRVQSTGGTVYLKAEGEFQTTRLQLQDVQNGEIILLDVTTKPNKGTLEPIRLVYSGEVTQQRSSRDNNQGLNNTNAQNKKKQKASYSAPLPALLTRYAAQNLYAPLRTVEAVPGVQSIPLSLSKCITTLYPSARIQVTPLAGWRANGVTVVALKFTNLTTEKVVLDPRMLQGQFLTATFQHQWLGPTGTPEDTTALYLVMKGKPENSFIAEPVLSKKVSKNKTKGASDES; encoded by the coding sequence ATGAAATGTTACTCTTCATCGGCACTTTTGATTTTATCATTAATTTTACCTGCAACTTCATTAGTGGTGTCCACTACAGCGAATGCGGTAGAGCTTGTGAAGTGGGAGCGTATTCCGTTACCAGTTCACCTTAACGTTGGAGTGGAACGAATTATTTTTGTCGAAAAAAATGTTCGTGTCGGTTTTCCGCCTGAGCTGAATGGTAAATTGCGTGTTCAAAGTACTGGCGGAACTGTGTATTTAAAAGCAGAGGGAGAATTTCAAACGACTCGTTTGCAATTACAAGATGTGCAAAACGGTGAAATTATTCTATTAGATGTAACTACTAAACCTAATAAAGGAACACTGGAACCAATTAGGCTTGTTTATTCAGGAGAAGTAACACAGCAGCGTTCTTCAAGAGATAACAATCAGGGTCTGAATAATACCAATGCCCAAAATAAGAAAAAACAGAAGGCTTCCTATAGTGCTCCACTCCCTGCGCTACTAACACGCTATGCGGCACAGAATTTATATGCACCATTACGGACCGTTGAAGCTGTCCCAGGTGTCCAATCTATACCGTTATCGTTGTCTAAATGTATTACGACATTGTACCCAAGTGCTCGTATTCAAGTTACACCATTAGCTGGGTGGCGTGCTAATGGTGTAACTGTCGTTGCATTGAAATTCACTAACCTGACTACCGAAAAAGTCGTGCTTGATCCTCGTATGTTACAAGGTCAATTTCTGACAGCTACATTTCAGCATCAATGGTTAGGGCCAACTGGTACACCTGAAGATACAACAGCTTTGTATCTGGTGATGAAAGGAAAACCAGAGAACTCCTTCATTGCTGAACCTGTTTTGTCGAAAAAAGTATCTAAAAATAAAACAAAAGGAGCCAGCGATGAAAGTTAA
- a CDS encoding ISAs1 family transposase — protein sequence MKELVEVFSDFPDPRCQGKVKHRFIDILVIAVCAVIAGANAWTDIEQYGQLKKDWLGSFLLLKGGIPSHDTFRRCFSLLNPGLFERHFYQWISRDVSSEKRAIIAIDGKSLRHSFDKKIEQSPLHVVSAFSVEKGLSLCQCAVDGKSNEIKAIPALLSMLSLKGHLVTIDAMGCQRTIAQQLRESEADYILSLKGNQGKTFSEAVNYFQQQQITQKPYLKPDYDEFDDSHGRTVRRRGWVLPLTSETKYLSSWPNIQALLVTETIRQEHYSDTVTSDFRYYLSSCRDDPAFQLGAIRKHWAIENSLHWVLDVTFREDDSRMRERIATRVFAQLRKMALNIVKRDTNSKLSLSARRKSAGWDNGYMEALLFNQF from the coding sequence ATGAAAGAATTAGTGGAGGTCTTTTCTGATTTTCCAGATCCACGTTGTCAGGGAAAGGTTAAACACCGTTTTATTGATATCTTAGTGATCGCGGTATGCGCTGTCATTGCCGGGGCTAACGCCTGGACCGATATTGAACAGTACGGCCAGCTAAAAAAGGATTGGCTGGGTTCATTTCTTCTGCTCAAAGGCGGTATTCCGTCACATGATACTTTCCGGCGCTGTTTTAGTTTATTAAATCCGGGCCTCTTTGAACGTCATTTTTATCAGTGGATTTCTCGTGACGTCTCTTCAGAAAAGCGAGCGATCATTGCGATTGATGGTAAAAGTTTACGCCATTCGTTTGATAAGAAAATTGAACAAAGCCCACTACATGTGGTGAGTGCATTCTCGGTTGAGAAAGGACTCAGCTTATGTCAGTGTGCAGTAGACGGAAAATCAAACGAAATTAAGGCCATCCCCGCATTATTATCGATGCTTTCATTGAAAGGACATCTCGTGACGATTGATGCGATGGGCTGCCAACGCACGATTGCTCAGCAATTACGTGAGAGTGAAGCCGATTATATTTTGTCGCTTAAAGGCAATCAGGGAAAAACTTTTTCGGAAGCTGTTAATTATTTTCAACAGCAACAGATAACCCAAAAACCTTACCTTAAACCTGACTATGATGAATTCGATGATAGTCATGGACGTACCGTCAGACGACGTGGATGGGTTCTGCCGCTGACATCAGAAACAAAATACCTAAGTTCTTGGCCAAATATTCAGGCCCTTCTGGTAACGGAAACGATACGGCAAGAACACTACTCTGACACGGTAACCTCTGATTTTCGTTATTATTTAAGTAGTTGCCGGGATGATCCCGCCTTTCAGTTAGGTGCGATACGAAAACATTGGGCTATCGAAAATAGTTTACACTGGGTACTGGATGTCACTTTTCGAGAAGATGACTCACGGATGAGAGAGCGGATCGCCACAAGAGTATTTGCCCAATTACGTAAAATGGCACTCAATATCGTTAAACGAGATACCAACAGTAAACTGAGTTTAAGTGCCCGAAGGAAATCGGCCGGGTGGGATAATGGCTATATGGAAGCGCTGTTATTTAATCAATTTTAG
- a CDS encoding TIGR03750 family conjugal transfer protein, which yields MQTIQFMPDRLNSEPVVYRGLTMPELGLAALFGSAIGFVISLFFVPLVGWVIIPTFILIIPLLVVFFGGRYLTRLKRGKPENYIYRQLALIKRKWGMGDATNLIVHDQAWSLRRTK from the coding sequence ATGCAGACCATACAATTTATGCCGGATAGATTAAATTCTGAACCAGTTGTTTATCGGGGTCTTACTATGCCTGAATTGGGCTTGGCTGCATTGTTTGGCTCAGCTATAGGTTTTGTAATTAGTTTATTTTTCGTTCCTTTAGTAGGTTGGGTAATTATCCCAACCTTCATTTTAATTATACCTTTGTTAGTGGTTTTTTTTGGTGGAAGATATCTAACTCGCCTTAAAAGAGGAAAGCCAGAAAACTATATTTATCGTCAATTAGCTTTGATTAAAAGGAAATGGGGAATGGGAGATGCTACTAACTTAATTGTCCATGATCAGGCATGGTCATTACGTCGAACAAAATAA
- a CDS encoding acetyltransferase, with translation MLTLKYRVPMTRRKADSDINLFSVFDCQPQSCPSISEETVRSLGRLLTEIRRRLKKVYLMTCHPHRIGKSNCISINLEDGKGHDVNLLITVSGEHYWPKPEEYKHPRWFIHVADTTDAIYLILLIYQRMKE, from the coding sequence ATGTTAACTCTGAAATATCGTGTTCCCATGACTAGGCGTAAAGCTGATTCTGATATCAATTTATTTTCTGTCTTTGATTGTCAACCGCAGTCATGCCCTTCTATATCTGAGGAAACCGTTCGCTCTTTGGGGCGTTTATTAACGGAAATACGGCGGAGATTAAAAAAGGTATATTTGATGACTTGTCACCCGCATCGTATAGGAAAAAGTAATTGTATTTCAATTAACTTAGAGGATGGAAAAGGGCACGATGTTAACCTTTTGATAACTGTGTCCGGCGAACATTATTGGCCCAAGCCAGAAGAATACAAGCACCCTAGATGGTTTATTCATGTAGCAGATACAACAGATGCGATCTATTTGATCCTGTTGATCTATCAACGGATGAAAGAATAG
- a CDS encoding TIGR03745 family integrating conjugative element membrane protein, translating into MEIKKVFSRVKQRSVTWALIFLGAMGVTTSGLAALPKVEPPTSGSKGGFLGDLTGYFNDGIVLLGLVVTASAFVVVAGAALKTFQEVRDEKAGWGKFAGILVVGVILLVLVIWLITKSASVIF; encoded by the coding sequence ATGGAAATAAAAAAGGTATTTAGTCGAGTGAAACAACGTTCTGTAACGTGGGCATTGATATTTTTGGGAGCAATGGGTGTTACTACGTCTGGTTTAGCAGCTTTGCCAAAAGTTGAGCCTCCAACATCAGGTAGTAAAGGTGGCTTTTTGGGAGATTTAACTGGATACTTTAATGATGGGATCGTTTTATTAGGGTTAGTTGTAACGGCAAGTGCATTTGTTGTTGTTGCTGGCGCAGCATTAAAGACATTTCAGGAAGTTCGTGATGAAAAAGCTGGATGGGGTAAATTTGCAGGTATTTTGGTAGTTGGTGTTATCTTGCTTGTGCTTGTTATCTGGCTTATTACAAAATCAGCAAGCGTTATTTTTTAA
- a CDS encoding recombinase family protein: MGCEQVYQEQVSRGGERRRKSGTPELDNCLRALRTGDTLVVWALDRLGGSLRDLVNLMEDLQLREINFESLKENIDTSSFAGELYLQLIAIFSNFEHNRNRERTLSGLAAARARGRIGGRPPSLSADQIKEIDVLVASEVFTIGDIARRYDVSRQTIYNRHKKVATK; the protein is encoded by the coding sequence CTGGGCTGTGAACAAGTATATCAAGAACAGGTTTCGCGAGGTGGTGAACGTAGGCGAAAATCGGGAACCCCTGAACTAGATAACTGTCTAAGAGCATTACGCACTGGTGATACGCTGGTAGTTTGGGCATTAGATCGGTTAGGGGGAAGCTTACGCGATTTAGTCAACTTAATGGAAGATTTGCAATTACGTGAAATTAATTTTGAAAGCCTGAAAGAGAACATTGATACCAGTTCATTTGCTGGCGAGTTATATTTACAATTGATAGCTATTTTTTCTAATTTTGAGCACAATCGTAACAGAGAACGGACTCTATCAGGTTTAGCCGCTGCGCGAGCAAGAGGAAGAATTGGAGGAAGACCACCTTCCTTGTCAGCGGATCAAATCAAAGAAATCGATGTATTAGTTGCATCAGAAGTATTTACGATAGGTGACATAGCTAGACGGTACGATGTGAGTAGGCAGACTATATACAATAGGCATAAAAAGGTAGCTACTAAATAA
- a CDS encoding conjugative transfer ATPase has translation MMKFFSKKEKPSIKSQPLKRPKKMTLSDERKLYHANPSIIDYLPWAEYLDDEQCLLLDDGISVGAVYAIEPAPTEGRPESRLEEIRDTVEDALQDSLEEYDENPWVVQFFCQDESNVTTYLNRLRNYVRPAAQGTKFTEAWLRETENHLQGIARPEGLFDDTLVTGQPWRGQQRRTRMVIYRWLGKNPRDPMPPIGMLNQVCDRLSSALGNAGIVCVRQNGYQIHDWLLRLFNPEPDWIDKQTLYREGAYWGKQDEKPNNLEVHNDFAETLWFTPPRSDTVNGVWWFDNKAHGVVNVERLRKAPSPGLLTGEQRRGDRNINTLMDLFPEGTVVSITIVVQPQDTLEEKFTKLAKNAVGENTESGRVREDVKIVKEYLGRRHKLYRASLSFLLRANDIEELNRKRIEITSTLLTAGLEPVKPEYDVAPLNGYLRALPMCFNPQLDKNHWYTRLSWVQHLSGLLPITGRSTGTGNPGFSFFNRGGDVLTFDPQNKNDRSQNAHLLLFGPTGAGKSATLCSVLSQLVAVHRPRLFIAEAGNSFGLLADYFESLGLSVHKISVKPGSKVSLPPFADAHKLLQANIASLELEDLPDINADEENEERDILGEMEIAARMMITGGEPDEEKRLTRADRGMIREAILLAAKNTFEQKRQMLADDLQSALNEISGDVNRDNRRRVRAAEMAEAMSLFTQGFEGELFNQPGVAWPEADVTLIDLAHLAREGYEAAMALTMVSLINTINNIAERDQYLERDINFVIDEAHILTTNPLLSPYMTKVVKMWRKLGAWLWLATQNLEDYPSIAAKMLNMAEWWVCLTMPQKEIEDIARFKTLSEDQKAVLRSASKLPRCYTEGVVLSKKIEALFRVVPPSLFLALGMTEKEEKAERRELMKKHNCSELEAAFLVAAKLDKARGLPSRERSVGEVISEC, from the coding sequence ATGATGAAATTTTTCAGCAAAAAAGAGAAGCCATCAATAAAAAGTCAGCCATTAAAACGACCAAAAAAAATGACGTTATCAGATGAAAGAAAACTTTATCACGCCAATCCATCAATTATTGATTACTTGCCATGGGCTGAATATTTAGATGATGAGCAATGTTTGTTATTGGATGACGGTATTTCAGTAGGAGCTGTATATGCAATAGAGCCAGCACCAACAGAAGGGCGACCAGAAAGTCGTCTGGAAGAAATAAGGGATACTGTTGAAGACGCGTTGCAGGATAGCCTTGAAGAATATGATGAAAATCCTTGGGTTGTTCAGTTTTTTTGCCAAGATGAAAGCAATGTAACAACCTATTTGAATAGGCTACGCAATTATGTTCGCCCTGCGGCTCAAGGTACGAAATTTACTGAAGCGTGGTTGCGTGAAACTGAAAACCACTTACAGGGTATTGCACGTCCAGAAGGACTTTTCGATGATACGTTAGTAACAGGGCAACCATGGCGCGGACAGCAACGCCGTACTCGTATGGTAATTTATCGTTGGTTAGGAAAAAATCCCCGCGACCCGATGCCACCAATAGGCATGTTGAACCAAGTGTGTGATCGTTTAAGTAGTGCCTTGGGAAATGCTGGTATTGTTTGTGTTCGCCAGAATGGTTATCAAATTCATGATTGGTTGCTGCGTCTTTTTAACCCAGAACCTGACTGGATAGATAAACAAACATTGTATCGAGAGGGAGCATATTGGGGTAAGCAGGATGAAAAACCAAACAACCTAGAAGTACATAATGATTTCGCTGAAACATTGTGGTTTACCCCGCCCCGCTCAGATACTGTGAACGGAGTCTGGTGGTTTGATAATAAAGCACATGGAGTAGTTAACGTTGAACGTCTGAGAAAAGCACCAAGCCCAGGGCTTTTAACTGGAGAACAGCGGCGTGGAGATAGAAATATCAATACATTAATGGATCTTTTTCCAGAAGGAACTGTTGTTTCTATTACTATAGTTGTGCAACCGCAAGATACATTGGAAGAAAAATTTACAAAATTAGCAAAAAATGCAGTTGGTGAGAATACTGAATCTGGACGTGTCAGGGAAGATGTAAAGATAGTCAAAGAATATTTAGGAAGACGCCATAAACTGTACAGAGCTTCTTTGTCTTTTTTATTACGGGCAAATGATATTGAGGAATTAAATCGTAAACGTATTGAAATTACATCCACTTTATTAACGGCTGGATTAGAACCGGTTAAACCAGAATATGATGTTGCGCCACTTAATGGGTATTTAAGAGCCTTGCCGATGTGTTTTAATCCACAACTTGATAAAAATCACTGGTATACACGTCTATCGTGGGTTCAACATTTATCTGGGTTGTTACCCATTACAGGGCGTTCAACTGGCACAGGAAACCCTGGGTTTTCTTTCTTTAATCGTGGTGGTGATGTTCTGACATTTGATCCGCAGAATAAAAATGATCGTTCGCAAAACGCTCATTTGTTGTTATTTGGTCCAACAGGTGCAGGAAAGTCTGCAACATTATGTTCTGTGTTATCACAATTGGTGGCTGTGCATCGCCCAAGATTGTTTATTGCTGAAGCTGGAAATAGTTTTGGTTTGCTGGCTGACTACTTTGAAAGTTTGGGTCTTAGTGTCCATAAAATTAGTGTTAAGCCTGGCTCTAAAGTGAGTTTACCTCCATTTGCTGATGCGCATAAATTGCTACAGGCAAATATTGCTTCTTTGGAACTTGAAGATTTACCAGATATTAATGCTGATGAAGAAAATGAAGAACGCGATATCCTAGGGGAGATGGAGATTGCAGCCCGCATGATGATCACAGGAGGTGAACCCGACGAAGAAAAACGGTTAACCAGAGCAGACAGGGGAATGATCCGTGAAGCCATTTTATTGGCTGCGAAAAATACTTTTGAGCAAAAAAGGCAAATGCTTGCTGACGATTTGCAGAGTGCTCTTAATGAAATTTCTGGTGATGTTAACCGTGATAACCGCCGTCGTGTCCGTGCTGCTGAGATGGCGGAAGCAATGAGCCTGTTTACCCAAGGATTTGAAGGCGAACTTTTTAATCAGCCTGGCGTTGCTTGGCCTGAAGCGGATGTTACCTTGATTGACCTTGCTCATTTAGCTCGTGAAGGGTATGAAGCTGCGATGGCGTTAACAATGGTATCGTTAATTAATACTATTAATAACATTGCAGAACGTGATCAATATTTAGAACGTGATATTAATTTCGTCATTGACGAAGCCCATATTCTTACTACCAATCCTTTGTTATCCCCATATATGACTAAGGTTGTAAAAATGTGGAGAAAATTAGGAGCGTGGTTATGGTTAGCTACTCAAAACCTAGAAGACTACCCTAGTATTGCCGCTAAGATGCTCAATATGGCGGAATGGTGGGTTTGTCTCACCATGCCACAAAAAGAAATAGAGGATATAGCTCGATTTAAGACATTGAGTGAGGATCAAAAAGCTGTCTTACGTTCAGCCAGTAAACTCCCACGTTGCTATACTGAAGGAGTAGTATTGTCGAAAAAAATCGAAGCATTATTTAGAGTTGTGCCGCCAAGTTTATTTTTGGCTCTGGGAATGACAGAAAAAGAAGAAAAGGCAGAACGTAGGGAATTAATGAAGAAACACAATTGCAGTGAACTGGAAGCCGCTTTTTTAGTTGCTGCAAAGTTGGATAAAGCTCGCGGTTTGCCATCTCGTGAACGTAGTGTTGGTGAGGTAATATCTGAATGTTAA
- a CDS encoding PFL_4703 family integrating conjugative element protein — protein MSRFRHALLNRDQHILTLRVICCVLVLLLFVAFGGWFSAPRNLTIHNPPDLRAGSTRAWWEIPDSTVYAFTFYIFQQINAWAKDGETDFPKKIEMLSPYLTPSCKAFFQKEAQYRTDIGELRDRVRVIYEIPGRGYSENKVSIVNRDNWIVQLDVVVDEYYHAEPVKRAVVRYPIKVTRWEGDQESNPFGLALDCYDGIPQRLAAISEAQDAKRNK, from the coding sequence ATGAGTCGGTTTCGTCATGCCTTATTAAATCGTGATCAACATATTTTAACTTTACGTGTTATTTGTTGTGTGTTGGTTTTACTCCTTTTCGTGGCATTTGGAGGGTGGTTCAGTGCCCCTCGTAATTTAACTATTCATAACCCTCCAGATTTACGGGCGGGGAGTACCCGCGCATGGTGGGAAATTCCCGATTCAACAGTATATGCTTTTACTTTTTATATTTTCCAACAAATTAATGCTTGGGCTAAGGATGGGGAGACGGATTTTCCTAAAAAAATTGAAATGCTATCACCTTATTTAACTCCATCATGTAAGGCTTTCTTTCAAAAAGAAGCACAATATCGCACTGATATTGGAGAGTTAAGAGATAGAGTTAGAGTTATATATGAAATTCCTGGTCGTGGATATAGTGAAAATAAAGTCTCTATTGTAAATAGAGATAATTGGATAGTTCAATTAGATGTTGTTGTTGATGAATATTATCATGCAGAGCCAGTTAAACGTGCAGTTGTACGTTACCCGATTAAAGTAACTCGTTGGGAAGGAGATCAAGAGTCGAACCCATTTGGATTGGCTTTAGATTGTTATGATGGAATACCGCAGCGTTTAGCAGCTATTTCTGAAGCCCAAGACGCTAAGAGGAACAAATAA
- a CDS encoding TIGR03752 family integrating conjugative element protein, whose amino-acid sequence MKVKSNTLVKVLVPSVLVVAILIGIKSCEADKPTSSTENIDQSLKNLDADELKALGIEGDTPEDTLRTLVGTLKKVRDKQNILDEQNQKLVAENEHLRTKSQDISGQINAAVTEVREEADRKQRALQAEQQTLMTRLENLGDSFNLGNKSTNSSSDIPIGLGLDQQRESSVSYKGGVLWVDPQDAQPVDPSNNTGGYPAKPTYPMSFLEDNEITRQKAELDRTAKNQRTIDDTVDKEGVEPAYTLPENSTLVGSQAMTALLGRVPIDGKVTDPYPFKVVVGKDNLTANGIDLPDVEGAVISGTATGDWTLSCVRGDITSITFVFADGTVRTVPQPSSRTDGSNNSGRNNGGAIGWLSDESGIPCISGERKTNAGTYLPTLFALTAAASAGDAFSQNQFTNQTNSSGGITSALTGDAGQAALGKAIGGGFKDVADWVKSRYGQTFDAVYVPPGKTVAVHITRQIPIDYEGKGRKVNYGFSLADDMESELD is encoded by the coding sequence ATGAAAGTTAAATCTAATACTTTAGTAAAAGTGCTAGTTCCATCTGTTTTGGTGGTTGCTATTCTCATCGGCATTAAGAGCTGTGAGGCAGATAAACCAACATCATCTACAGAGAATATAGATCAGTCGCTGAAAAATTTAGATGCTGATGAACTGAAAGCATTGGGTATTGAAGGTGATACTCCAGAAGATACTTTACGTACGTTGGTTGGCACGTTGAAAAAAGTCCGTGATAAGCAAAATATTTTAGATGAACAGAATCAAAAATTAGTCGCAGAAAATGAACATTTACGGACAAAGAGCCAGGATATATCAGGCCAAATTAATGCTGCGGTTACTGAAGTTCGTGAAGAAGCTGATAGAAAGCAGCGAGCATTACAGGCAGAACAGCAAACTTTAATGACACGATTGGAAAATTTAGGGGACTCATTCAATTTAGGTAATAAATCTACAAATTCATCAAGTGATATTCCAATTGGTTTGGGATTAGACCAACAAAGAGAGTCTTCTGTGTCTTATAAAGGAGGTGTTCTTTGGGTAGATCCTCAAGACGCCCAACCAGTAGATCCAAGTAATAATACAGGTGGTTATCCAGCCAAACCCACTTATCCTATGTCATTTTTAGAAGACAATGAAATTACTCGTCAAAAAGCTGAATTAGATAGGACAGCTAAAAATCAAAGAACTATTGATGATACGGTTGATAAAGAGGGTGTTGAACCTGCTTATACATTACCAGAAAATTCTACATTAGTCGGAAGCCAAGCAATGACTGCATTACTTGGCAGGGTTCCAATAGATGGAAAAGTAACTGATCCATATCCATTCAAGGTAGTCGTTGGTAAAGATAATTTAACTGCTAATGGAATTGATTTACCAGATGTAGAAGGTGCTGTGATAAGTGGGACAGCTACCGGAGATTGGACACTTTCCTGTGTTCGTGGAGATATTACATCAATTACGTTTGTTTTTGCTGATGGAACTGTCCGCACTGTTCCACAGCCCAGCAGCCGCACTGATGGCAGTAATAACAGTGGGCGCAATAATGGTGGTGCGATTGGTTGGCTTTCTGATGAGAGTGGTATTCCGTGTATCAGCGGTGAACGTAAGACTAACGCGGGTACATATTTACCGACGCTGTTTGCTTTAACAGCAGCAGCCTCTGCCGGAGATGCGTTTTCGCAGAACCAATTTACAAATCAAACTAATAGTAGTGGCGGAATAACGTCAGCGCTTACAGGAGACGCAGGACAAGCAGCTTTAGGAAAAGCGATTGGCGGAGGTTTTAAGGATGTCGCTGACTGGGTGAAATCTCGTTATGGGCAAACGTTTGATGCTGTTTACGTTCCGCCAGGTAAAACAGTTGCTGTGCATATTACCCGTCAAATCCCGATTGATTATGAAGGCAAAGGGCGCAAGGTAAACTATGGATTCAGCTTAGCTGATGATATGGAAAGTGAATTGGATTAA
- a CDS encoding RAQPRD family integrative conjugative element protein: MRLFSTAPITLILTLSSFFANSAWAAEKDELALTMKQLKQIQASLERARTLANQDVSRRFYFDYLKASKDIETIRQGINRYLEPSRAQPIIPIQSQYQISGDYRKEKR; encoded by the coding sequence ATGCGTTTGTTTTCTACAGCACCAATTACGTTAATATTAACTCTAAGTTCTTTTTTTGCTAATTCTGCATGGGCGGCAGAAAAAGATGAGTTGGCATTAACGATGAAACAACTTAAACAAATCCAAGCGAGTCTTGAGCGTGCCAGAACTTTAGCAAATCAAGACGTTAGTCGTCGTTTTTATTTTGATTATTTAAAAGCCTCTAAAGACATTGAAACTATTCGCCAAGGAATTAATAGGTATTTAGAACCGTCAAGAGCACAACCTATCATTCCTATTCAATCGCAATATCAAATTAGCGGTGACTACCGTAAGGAAAAACGTTAA